A genomic stretch from Telopea speciosissima isolate NSW1024214 ecotype Mountain lineage chromosome 7, Tspe_v1, whole genome shotgun sequence includes:
- the LOC122666974 gene encoding protein NONRESPONDING TO OXYLIPINS 2, mitochondrial-like isoform X2 — MASGCRSISRPALNFLKSAMNKPSSKSLPSTRSRFLSTTISRSPSELGCVQSLLPLHSAVSSARLTSCLGIDSRSSRSLSQELGISMPR; from the exons ATGGCGTCTGGGTGTCGATCGATCTCAAGACCTGCTCTCAATTTCCTGAAATCTGCCATGAATAAACCCAGCAGCAAGTCCCTTCCTTCAACGCGAAGTCGTTTCTTGTCTACTACCATTTCAAG GTCACCTTCTGAGTTGGGTTGTGTCCAATCACTCCTTCCGTTACACAGCGCAGTTTCTTCGGCGCGTCTCACGTCGTGTCTCGGCATTGACTCGAGGAGCTCGAGATCGCTGTCTCAGG AATTAGGTATCAGCATGCCTCGATAA
- the LOC122666974 gene encoding protein NONRESPONDING TO OXYLIPINS 2, mitochondrial-like isoform X1 — protein MASGCRSISRPALNFLKSAMNKPSSKSLPSTRSRFLSTTISRSPSELGCVQSLLPLHSAVSSARLTSCLGIDSRSSRSLSQGNWKARDNVG, from the exons ATGGCGTCTGGGTGTCGATCGATCTCAAGACCTGCTCTCAATTTCCTGAAATCTGCCATGAATAAACCCAGCAGCAAGTCCCTTCCTTCAACGCGAAGTCGTTTCTTGTCTACTACCATTTCAAG GTCACCTTCTGAGTTGGGTTGTGTCCAATCACTCCTTCCGTTACACAGCGCAGTTTCTTCGGCGCGTCTCACGTCGTGTCTCGGCATTGACTCGAGGAGCTCGAGATCGCTGTCTCAGG GCAACTGGAAAGCACGTGACAATGTGGGATGA
- the LOC122667031 gene encoding GATA transcription factor 12-like has product MEAPEFIYSGYCRAGNSQFTTEIRHNDPKSGDHFTIDDLLDFSNEDAILNDGTFDSVAGNSTDSSTVTAVDSCNSSFSGGDLHFSGNLGCRNFTDAQFSGDLCVPYDDLAELEWLSNFVEESFSSEDLQKLQLISGMKARTNEESETHEFHQPETNMNNNNNNNNENPIFRPELSVPGKARSKRSRGAPINWSSRLLVLTPTTSSSESDIASSSGKKTTKKKESLENAGEGRKCLHCATDKTPQWRTGPMGPKTLCNACGVRYKSGRLVPEYRPAASPTFVLTKHSNSHRKVIELRRQKEMQQQQQFLHPNTVFDMSSSDEYLIHHHTGPDFRQLI; this is encoded by the exons ATGGAAGCACCAGAATTCATCTACAGCGGTTACTGTCGTGCAGGGAATTCCCAATTCACAACAGAAATACGTCATAACGACCCTAAATCTGGTGATCACTTCACCATTGATGACCTTCTCGACTTCTCAAACGAAGATGCTATCCTCAACGACGGAACTTTCGATTCCGTCGCCGGAAATTCAACCGATTCTTCAACTGTCACCGCCGTCGACAGTTGCAACTCTTCTTTCTCAGGTGGTGACCTACATTTCTCCGGTAACCTTGGTTGTCGCAACTTTACCGACGCTCAGTTCTCCGGTGACCTCTGCGTTCCG TACGACGACTTAGCTGAGCTGGAATGGCTATCAAATTTCGTGGAAGAGTCATTCTCCAGCGAGGATTTGCAGAAACTGCAACTGATATCAGGGATGAAAGCACGAACCAACGAGGAATCCGAAACACACGAATTCCACCAACCAGAAACCAAcatgaacaacaacaacaacaacaacaatgagaACCCGATATTTCGGCCAGAGCTGTCCGTTCCGGGAAAAGCGAGAAGCAAGCGGTCACGCGGTGCTCCAATTAACTGGTCATCACGGTTGCTCGTCTTAACCCCAACAACTTCGTCTTCAGAATCGGACATTGCATCGAGTTCGGGCAAGAAAACaacgaagaagaaagagagcttagaaaatgcaggggaggggaggaaaTGCCTGCATTGCGCAACGGACAAGACACCTCAGTGGCGGACAGGGCCTATGGGTCCGAAGACACTGTGTAACGCTTGTGGAGTTCGGTACAAATCAGGGCGGCTAGTGCCAGAGTACCGACCTGCTGCTAGCCCAACTTTTGTACTCACCAAGCACTCAAACTCACACCGAAAGGTGATTGAGCTTCGACGTCAGAAAGAGatgcagcaacagcaacagttCCTGCATCCAAATACGGTCTTTGACATGTCGAGCAGTGATGAGTATTTGATCCATCATCATACAGGACCCGATTTCAGGCAGCTAATCTGA